CCCGGGTACCCGTGGATGCTGGGGGTGATCAATGCGATTTCGGCTGAACCTCTTTGGATGCTCGCCTGCGTTCAGGGAATTCTGTGGGTCGCAACGGTAGGCATCACCGCCGAGTTGGCGAGATTAATTTCTGGGGATCGCCGGACCGCATTGCTTGTAATGGTGGTTTCCACAGGGATGGTATCGTCAGTGACTTACACCACGACCGTGCTGTCGGAGACGTTGTTCACGTTTCTTGTGATGTTGCATCTCTACACCGTCGCAAGGTTTGTCAGGCAACCGAGTCCACCGACTGGTGGTTTGGTAGGATTCACTCTCGCGATGGCAATGTTGACGCGGCCTGTTGCGATGTTGTTGTGGATTGCCGATGTGATTTTTTTATTGGCAAGGTTCTTTTGGAGGCATCGTTCTGGCAGCCAAGATTCCAGCAGCCACGATGCGGGCAATCGTGAAGATGTAACCCATAGCAAGTCTTGGCCCAGCCCGGATCGCAGGCAAGCGATTGTCGGATGTGCGATCGCTGCGCTCGTTACGGTCGTTTGCGTCATGCCGTGGCTGCTACGCAATCAAGCCATTTTCGGGAAGCTGATGATGACCGAGTTCGTCGGTCGCAACATTTGGATCGTCACTTTTCAGGATGGCAGCGGTGCCGAACTGGAGTTCCCCAGCACGGATGCAGGTTCAGCGCTGCGACATGCGTTGGGGGAAGAACGCTGGGACGATCTGCAATCCGATCAACGGTGGCGTGAGACATGGACGGTATCGAAGTCCTTGACGGCAGCCGAAATCGATGATGCACAAGGCGACCGATTGATGAAAGATGTCGCGTTTGACGCGATCAAGCAATCGCCGTCTCCGTTTGCAAAAAAGACCGTGCGGAGGATTTTCAATTTCTGGAGGACGCGGGCGACGGAGTTGCCGGAATCCTTCGTCGAGGTCGCGGCCTCGTCCAAGTTGTCTCCGGAGGAAATCTCGCAGACGCAATATTCCGGACAGTCAATTTGGGGTGTGCGAGTCGCACTAATCGATACAGCCCTACGGTATCGGCTTAGCAATTCACTGTTGGCCAACACGTTCTTGATGTTGTTGACCGGATTGGCAACGATGCTGATGCTGTATTCCCCGGCGACGCGTGCGTCAGGCCTATGGCTACTGCTGGTTTTGGCGTACTTCACCTTCGTCACCGCCGTATTGGAAATCCCCGGTTATCGCTATCGGATGATCGTTGAGCCCGTTGCGTTGGCGGTGATTGCCATTGCGGCAACTTCATACTTTCCGGCTCGTCATCAGAAACAGTCCCAACCGGTTCCTCAGCCGTAAACTTGTCACTCTCTGTCTAAATGAAAGACTCACCCGAACTGTCTGTCGTGATGCCTTGTTTGAACGAGGCCGATACGGTTGGAATCTGTGTGGAGAAAGCGGTTCGCGCCATGCGTGAAGCCGGCGTCCATGGTGAAGTTGTGGTCGCCGACAACGGAAGCACTGACGGCTCCCAAGAGCTTGCCATCGAACAGGGGGCCCGAATCGTTGACGTTGCCGAACGCGGGTATGGTGCCGCATTGATGCATGGTATCGAAGCCAGCGATGGTAAGTACGTGTTGATGGGTGACGCCGATGACAGCTACGACTTTTTAGAGATCCCAAAATTTGTTGACAGTCTTCGTGAAGGGCATGACCTAGTTCAGGGCTGCCGACTGCCGCGTGGTGGCGGGAGGGTGCTTCCGGGGGCGATGCCGTTTCTGCATCGCTGGTTTGGCAATCCGGTCCTTAGCATGCTTGTGCGACTGATGTTTCGAATCCCGATCAACGATGTTTATTGCGGAATGCGAGGCTTCACACGAAAACACTACGATCAACTTGATTTGCGTTCGCCGGGGATGGAGTTCGCTACCGAGATGATTATCAAAAGCGGTCTACACCGAAATGCTCATGGCACTTCGATGAGCCAAGTGCCGATCACCTTGCATCCCGATGGACGAAAGCAGCATGGGCCGCACTTAAGGACATTTCGTGATGGCTGGCGCACGCTGCGATTGTTCCTCGCATTTAGCCCAACATGGACTTTCTTCCGGCCTGGACTGGTGCTGTTGGCAGTCGGGCTGTTCGGCTACGCCATGGCACTGCCTCAGGTAAGGCTGTTCGGCGCGGCGCTTGACGTTCATACGTTGTTGGTCGCAAGCTTGTTTCTGCTGCTCGGTTGGCAATGTGTTTTGTTGGCGACGCTCGCAAGAATCTTTACCGGCCGCGAAGGGATGATGCCGCCGCATGAAAAGCTCGAACATGTAACCGTCGAACGAGGCCTCCTGTTTGGAATCGTTAGCGGCGTTGTCGGCATCTCGATGGTCGGAGCGATCGTCTTTCAGTGGTGGAAATCAGGGTTCGGTCCGTTGGACTATCCCGAGACGATGCGTTGGGTCGTCCCCGGAGTGACCATGATTGCGATCGGATTTCAAACCGCAATGGCGTCCTTGATGGCAGGCGTATTGATGATGCAGCGATCCAGACGACTGAAGCCGATCGCAGAGGTTGGGAAATGAGTGATCCACTATGCAATGAAGTCCGCAGCAATATCATTGAGCATGTTCCTGCTGGGCAAATGTGTTGTGATCCAATTTGGGAGGCGGCCTACGCGCGTTTCGAAACTCCGCAGGAGGAAATCGCCAAATTCATCAAACGTCTCACGCGATTCCGATTCCAGGACTTCGATCGAAACAGCCGAGTCGTCGAGATTTTTTGCGGTCGTGGAAATGGCTTGGTCGCACTGGAGCAACTCGGTTTCACACAGGTCGAAGGAGTCGATCTAAGTGACACTTTGCTGAAGCAATACAACGGGGCCGCTCAGCTACATCTAGCGAACTGTTTGGAATTGCCTTTCGAGGATGCGAGCTATGACATCGTGATCGTTCAAGGCGGACTGCATCACTTGCCAAACATGCCTGGGGACCTCGATCAGTGCCTTGCCGAAGTCAGGCGTGTGCTTCGTCCCGGAGGAAAGTTCTTCGTGATCGAACCTTGGCGGACGCCGTTCCTGACGTTTGCGCATTTCGTTACCGAGTTGTCTGTGATGCGAAAACTGTATGCAAAAGGCGACGCGTTGGCGATCATGACCGAACAAGAACGCGTGACCTATGAACAGTGGTTGGGCATGCCCGCTGAGATTCGTCAGACCTTTTCAAAGCATTTTAAAGAGCTGCAATGGCAGGCCAGCTGGGGAAAGCTTGCCGGCATCTTCGGGGTCTGAGTACCAACGAATAAGGTACTGATAGTCCGCACGTCGACGCGTGAACCTTGTTTGCCAACCGTTGGGGTAATTAAGGTTGACTTGAAGGGGCCATAGAATTTGGGTAGCTGCGTCCGGGGCAGGGGGACGGCTCACCAATTCAGACCGCATCTAGCAAAAAAACTGTTCAGAGCGGAGAATTGAAGACAGCCAGTGACCTTTGCGTTGGTCATGGAGCCAGTCACGAATCTCATTGCGACATGCAAAACTCTTGAGCGAAAGTCAAGCAAGCGTTCCGTTGGTCAAGCATTGGATCGGGGGAGAGTATCAATCATCTTCCGTTTCTGAACACTTCGTCAGCTTCGATCCGGAAACCGATCAGCAACTCTGTAAGGTTTGCTGCGGAACGGTTGCCGAGGTCGATGCCGCAGTTCAAGCAGCGGCAACCGCACAGGAACGATCGTCTGGTTTAGGACCGAGCCAGCGTGAGGCTATTTTGCTTCGCGCAGCTGACTTGCTGCTTCGAGACCAGGATCAATTCATCGATTTGCTTATCCGCGAGATCGGTTCGCCGATTTCAAAAGCCAAAATGGAGATCGGGATTGCCGCGCGAGTCCTGCGGGCGAACGCATCGATGGCTCGACGGATGACCGGACGGACTTACCAAAGCGACATTGCCGGCCGGATGAGTTTGGCGATACGAGAGCCTTTGGGAGTCGTCGCTGGGATCACTCCGTTCAACGTTCCGCTGATCAAGGCAATCAAGCACAGCAGTTTGCCGCTAGCGACTGGAAATGGTTTTGTTTTGCTGCCATCACCACAGTCGCCGATGGTGGCTGACCGAGTGGCGAAGCTCTACGCCGACGCGGGCCTACCGCCGGGACTGATGAACGTTGTCTTTGGGATTGGTGGTCAGATCGGTCCGGCTTTGGTTCGCCATCCGCTAGTCCAGGCAGTTAGCTTCACAGGGTCAGCCAAGGTTGGCCAACAAGTCCAAGCCGATTGCGGGCAATTTAGAAAGCGTGTGACGTTGGAGCTGGGCGGAAAGAACCCCATCCTGATTCTCTCTGATGCGGACCTGCAGAAGGCGATTCCGGCAGCGGTGCGTGGCGGCTTTATCTACCAAGGCCAGATCTGCATGGCATCCAGTCGTGTGATCATCGAACGCGGACTGATGGATGCATTTGTCGAAAAGTTTGTTGCCGCGGTGCAAAAACTTCCGCAGGGAGATTTGCATGATCCCGCCACCGTCATTGGTCCGGTGATCAGCAAAGCCGCACGGCAGAGGATCGATGATCATATCGCCGATGCGTATCGGAACGGAGCAAGCGTCCTTTGCGGGAATCAGTGGACTGGAAATCGACTGAACCCAACGGTGCTGTCGGGTGTCAAAGAAACGATGCGACTCTATCGCGAAGAAACTTTTGGGCCGGTCGTCACGATCGAAGCTGCTGATGATGAAGGTCATGCGTTGCAGCTAGCCCACGCCGGATCGGCGATGCTCTCGGCGGCAATCTTTACCCAAAACATTGATCGAGCATTCTGGCTAGCTCGGTCGCTGCGTTGCGGCATGGTGCATGTCAACGACATGACCATTCAACAAGAACCTGACGTCCCCTTTGGCGGGGACGGTGACGCCGGTTTCGGACGAGAAGGAATGGAAACCGGAATCGAAGACTACACGAAATGGAAATGGATCACAGTGAACGGTCCATCTCCGTCTATCTAATACGAATACAAATACAGTTATGGAAATCTCTCAAGAGCTTGCCGATCGCGTGATGCGACTGGTGGTTGCACCGGAATATCGGCCAAGCAAGCCAAAACAAATTGCGGCCGCTTTGGAATTGCCGCCGGACGGCTACCGTGAACTCCGTCGAACGATCAAGCAGTTGGTTCTCGAAGGTCGATTGATCTACGGTTCGAACCATTTGGTGATTAGCACGGGAGCCATCGGTGGTCCGCAAGATCGCATTCGCGGTGTGTTCCGAATGGCCGCTGGCGGCGCGTTCGGGTTCGTCCGTCCCGGCGACTCCGGTGACGGCGCGATGACCGATGACCTATTCATCCCACCCGGCAAAACCGGCGGAGCCTTAGAAGGCGACATCGTCGAAGTTAAAGTTAGGCCGGGCCGAAGGGGCGAAAACGAAGGCTCGGTTCACCGCATCATCGAACGTTCGCGACGTCAATTCACCGGCACCTATGTGTCGGTCAACAAAGCTCCCGCAGTCTATCTCGACGGTACACCCTACGACGAACCTGTCTATCTTGGCGACGTCGAAGGTCTACCGTTGGAAGTCAACGACAAGGTCTACGTTGAAGTCGTCCGATTCCCCGGTGAAAAAGGGCAGGGCGGTGAAGCGGTGTTGTTGGAACGTTTGGGAAGCAATAAAAACCCGAACATCGATACGCTGACCATCATGCGTCAGTACGCGTTGCCAGATTCGTTTCCCGATGAGGTGATCGAAGAGGCTCGGAAGCGTTCGGACGAATTCAACGAAGATGCGTTACCAGAAGATCGAGTGGACTTCAGCGATCAGCTGACAATCACGATCGATCCTTACGACGCCAGGGACTTTGACGACGCAATTTCATTATCGAAGAACGAAAAGGGGCATTGGCGACTGCTTGTTCATATCGCGGACGTTGGCTACTTCGTTCATCCCGGTGGCAAAATCGATGAAGAAGCAAGGCGACGGGCAACTAGCGTCTATCTGCCTAATCGTGTGATTCCAATGATTCCGGAGATCATCAGCAATCACCTTGCCAGTTTGCAACCCGAACGTAAGCGGTTGGCTAAGACGGTCGAAATTGAGATGACCGACGAAGGCGTCGTCGTTCACTCCGAAGTCCACAACAGCATCATCCGCAGTGACAAGCGTTTGCACTATGCACTTGTGGATCAGTTTTTGGATGACCCCGATCGATATCGCGAGTCATGGGGAAGCGACGTCTGTGACATGCTGACGGCGATGCATTCCTTGGCGATGACCATTCGGCAGCGTCGATTGAAAGGCGGCGCGATCACGATGGACATGCCTGAGGTCAAACTTGAATTCGATCGCAACGGCAAAGTCAAAGGCGCCTATCGGACCGTCAATACTGAAAGCCATCAAGTCATCGAAGAGTTCATGTTGGCCGCCAACCAGGCCGTCGCAACTTGGTTGGACGATTTGGGGCTTAAGTTCTTGCATCGTATCCATCCGCCGCCGGATCGCCGAAAACTGCGCCAGCTTTCGATGTTCATCAAAGAACTGGGCATTGGAGTCGACTCGGTCGAAAGCCGGTTCGAAATTCAGAATGTGATCGATCGCGTCGCGAAGACACCGCTAGAAGACGCGGTGAACTTTTCGGTCTTACGCAGCATGAACAAAGCAGTCTACGGTCCTCAGACTGAAGGACACTATGCGTTGGACATGGATCATTACTGCCACTTCACAAGTCCCATTCGGCGCTACCCTGACTTAACGGTACACCGGTTGATCGATCGGTTGCGACGTGGCGAGTCGACTCCAGATGATTCGATGGGAACGCTGGTCAGTCTTGGTCACCACTGCAGCGATCAAGAACGCAACGCCGCACAGGCCGAACGCGAATTGACCGAACTAAAATTGTTGCACTTCATGAAACGCAACATCGGTCAATCGATGCCCGCGGTGATCACGCGAGTGTTTGCCGACGGTTTTCTGGCCCGATGCACCAAGCTGCCGATCGACGGTTACGTTGGCGTTGATCAATTGCCGCAGGACCAATATCGGTTCGAACGACGCGGACAAATGTTGATCGGCTTTAAAGCCCATCACCGTTATCGGCTCGGCGATCAATTGACGGTCCGTATTGCTAAGGTCGACTTGATCGGCCGGCAGCTGTTTCTGCATCCCGAGAAGAACCATTCGGTCGGTTCGGGAAAGCCAACCGATCGGCGGAGCGGATCGCCCAAGGCCAATCGTCCTAAGCCCGGAAAGCGTGGCAAGGGGAAGAAAGCGAAACGTGGCAAACGCCGCTAATGCGGTTTGTATGGCTTCGTGCTTGGGGCACCGATTATTGGGCCAGTCGCAATACGAAGCTTTCCAGCATGAAACGGTCCAAGCCGTCCGAACTGTGCGTGCCTTTGAGTCGAAGGTCCGCGTCGAGCAGCCACTCAAGCAGTTTGGCGGCCCGTTCACGCTTCATGCGTTTCATATCCGAAGTCGCACGCCCAATTTCGAAGGGGCGTAGTCCGCCTTTGACAAGCGAGTCTTCGAGGTGTGGTTTTTTGCCTGCACGTTCGGCAGCCAAGTGAATGGCGGTTGCCAAGCCAAGCTTACGCAGCGAGTAGGCAATCTGCGGCAGCAACGCGACCGGTGGCTGTCCGCCAGAGATTAACTTGTCCAATTGCAGTAACGCTTCGGCTGCATTGCCAGAAGAGATCGCATCGGTGATTTGCCAAATCGTTTTGCCTTGCCAGCCCGCGACAACATCACGGACCAAGTCTTCGCCAATCGTTTCGCCAGGTTGCAAGTAGCAGGCGAGCTTTGCGATTTCGGTATCGAGAAAACCGACATCATCACCAAGCATCTCGACAAGTGCGTCGGCAGCTTCGCCAGTGATTTTGGTTTGGTGACGACTGGCGACAAACTCGGTCAAAAACTTGCGCCGTGACACAGCGGTGGCTCCGGTCTTCTTTCCGGTTTCGCCACTGCAACAAATCAAGATGTGAGACTTGTCCAGTGCTTTGTAGACCTTGGTGTTGCTGGCCAAGGACTGCAGCTGCAAAATCAATCGGGCGACCGTTCCTGGTTTCGCCAAGTAGTCTTCGACTTCAGAACGGTTGGCGGACAAGAACGCGTCCGCATCGCGAATGACGATCGCACGTTTTTCGCCCATGTCAAACAGGGACCCCGTCGATAGTTCATCGTTGACGTCTGACCAGCGTGCCGTGGTGCCGTCAAATTCGGTGACGTCCGAATCTCCGACGAGCAGCGAAGTCGCCCAGCCGATTAGCGTTCGATCAGCGCCGAAAAGTCCTGCAACAGAAAATTCAGGCGGGTCGCCCTTCGCTGTTTTGGTAAGGAATTCGAAGGCGTGACTTTTGGGCATCGCTAGGCGGGCGTTGAATTGGAACCGGGGGCAGTAACGAAGTGACGTTTGGCCGCTGCGGCACAGGGGATATGGCGAAATCGTGCAGAGGTTTCGAACCCAAGACAGCATAGGCTTTTGATCAGCGATCAGACAGCCCTTGCGCTATCGGCGAATTTACGAGAACCCGAATCAGCTATTTTCTGTTGCTACGTCGCTTTAGCCATCCCGCATACTCCCAGCGGTCTTTCCATTGATCGAGATACGCTTGGTAGTCGTCGCGTTCGGTCCAGTACATCGGTTGGGGGTGTGAAGTATCAACCTCGCCTTCGGGGTAGTCCTTGCCGGCTTCACTCGCGTCGGTAGCTTCGAGCCAAGTTTTTAACCGCTGCGTCATCGATTTCAGACGATCTGGATTTGCTTGTCCAACGTCGTGCTTTTCGATTTTGTCGGATGCCAAGTTGTAAAGCTCATACGGGCCGCGTTCCAACTGTCGCGTTGTCAATTTCCACGCGTTGTCGACCATGGCTGCTGATTTCTTGTAGCGGAAGAAAATCGGCGACTGGCGAGCTCCATCAGGCTGCGTTCCGTCGAACAATGGACGCAGGCTGATTCCATCGGCGGGGCGCTCAGGGATGGGATGTTTTGTTTCTGCCAACTCCAAAATGGTTGGCATCATATCCATCACGCTTGCAGGAAAACTGGTGCGGCGCGGCTTGATTGTCTCGGGCCATTCGATGATGCCAGGAACTCGTAAACCGCCTTCGTCGATCTGACCTTTGTTGCCGCGAAGCCCTCCTGTCGTTGGCGGTTCGATTCGCGGTAATCCACCATTGTCACTGCAGTACCAAAGGACGGTTTCCTTTTCGATGTTCAGATCGCGTAGACCTTTGCGAATGGCTCCGACACTGCGATCGAGCGCAACCAATTCACCGTAATGGTGCATGGACGCTTCGTCCAAATGTTTAAACGGAGCCATGTCCTGTTCGGACGCTTTGAATGGCGAGTGTGGGGTCCCGTACCAGATGACGACAAAGAATGGCGAATCCCTTTTTGCCAATTCGGTGATGTGTCGCATCGATTGTTCGACAATGACGTCGGACGAATCGCCTTTGTAGTCTTCGATGTTTCCGTTGCGACTCAGCAGCGGATCTCGATCGTAGAAGTTGGTGACCGAGAGCCAGTACTGAAAACCAAACCTTCCAGGGTTGAATGGGTCGTGCGAAAAGATCGGGGCACCTGGTCCACGTAGCCCGTTCAAATGCCACTTGCCGAAATGGGCTGTTTGGTATCCAGCATCCGACAGGACCTGTGGCAACGCAACTTCTTGATGACGAAGCGCATAACCGTGTTCTGGGACGCCGACGCGATAGCAGGAGCGTCCCGTAAGCACCGCCGCACGGGTCGGCGAGCAGACGGGAGCACCGGCGTAGAAGCGATCAAATCTCAGCCCGTTTTCGGACATCGCGTCTAGGTGCGGCGTTTTCAAGATTGGGTGCCCGTTGTAGCCCGTTTCGCCCCATCCCTGGTCGTCCGCCATGACCAAGACAATGTTAGGACGATTGGCGAAAAGTG
The Stieleria sp. JC731 genome window above contains:
- a CDS encoding ArnT family glycosyltransferase, which codes for MTILLLLLLVKVAAVVARGPSPLIWDAKYYWELGQSVAGGDLLLTGHEVAYRTPGYPWMLGVINAISAEPLWMLACVQGILWVATVGITAELARLISGDRRTALLVMVVSTGMVSSVTYTTTVLSETLFTFLVMLHLYTVARFVRQPSPPTGGLVGFTLAMAMLTRPVAMLLWIADVIFLLARFFWRHRSGSQDSSSHDAGNREDVTHSKSWPSPDRRQAIVGCAIAALVTVVCVMPWLLRNQAIFGKLMMTEFVGRNIWIVTFQDGSGAELEFPSTDAGSALRHALGEERWDDLQSDQRWRETWTVSKSLTAAEIDDAQGDRLMKDVAFDAIKQSPSPFAKKTVRRIFNFWRTRATELPESFVEVAASSKLSPEEISQTQYSGQSIWGVRVALIDTALRYRLSNSLLANTFLMLLTGLATMLMLYSPATRASGLWLLLVLAYFTFVTAVLEIPGYRYRMIVEPVALAVIAIAATSYFPARHQKQSQPVPQP
- a CDS encoding glycosyltransferase family 2 protein produces the protein MKDSPELSVVMPCLNEADTVGICVEKAVRAMREAGVHGEVVVADNGSTDGSQELAIEQGARIVDVAERGYGAALMHGIEASDGKYVLMGDADDSYDFLEIPKFVDSLREGHDLVQGCRLPRGGGRVLPGAMPFLHRWFGNPVLSMLVRLMFRIPINDVYCGMRGFTRKHYDQLDLRSPGMEFATEMIIKSGLHRNAHGTSMSQVPITLHPDGRKQHGPHLRTFRDGWRTLRLFLAFSPTWTFFRPGLVLLAVGLFGYAMALPQVRLFGAALDVHTLLVASLFLLLGWQCVLLATLARIFTGREGMMPPHEKLEHVTVERGLLFGIVSGVVGISMVGAIVFQWWKSGFGPLDYPETMRWVVPGVTMIAIGFQTAMASLMAGVLMMQRSRRLKPIAEVGK
- a CDS encoding class I SAM-dependent methyltransferase, giving the protein MSDPLCNEVRSNIIEHVPAGQMCCDPIWEAAYARFETPQEEIAKFIKRLTRFRFQDFDRNSRVVEIFCGRGNGLVALEQLGFTQVEGVDLSDTLLKQYNGAAQLHLANCLELPFEDASYDIVIVQGGLHHLPNMPGDLDQCLAEVRRVLRPGGKFFVIEPWRTPFLTFAHFVTELSVMRKLYAKGDALAIMTEQERVTYEQWLGMPAEIRQTFSKHFKELQWQASWGKLAGIFGV
- a CDS encoding aldehyde dehydrogenase family protein, translated to MSESQASVPLVKHWIGGEYQSSSVSEHFVSFDPETDQQLCKVCCGTVAEVDAAVQAAATAQERSSGLGPSQREAILLRAADLLLRDQDQFIDLLIREIGSPISKAKMEIGIAARVLRANASMARRMTGRTYQSDIAGRMSLAIREPLGVVAGITPFNVPLIKAIKHSSLPLATGNGFVLLPSPQSPMVADRVAKLYADAGLPPGLMNVVFGIGGQIGPALVRHPLVQAVSFTGSAKVGQQVQADCGQFRKRVTLELGGKNPILILSDADLQKAIPAAVRGGFIYQGQICMASSRVIIERGLMDAFVEKFVAAVQKLPQGDLHDPATVIGPVISKAARQRIDDHIADAYRNGASVLCGNQWTGNRLNPTVLSGVKETMRLYREETFGPVVTIEAADDEGHALQLAHAGSAMLSAAIFTQNIDRAFWLARSLRCGMVHVNDMTIQQEPDVPFGGDGDAGFGREGMETGIEDYTKWKWITVNGPSPSI
- a CDS encoding ribonuclease R family protein, coding for MEISQELADRVMRLVVAPEYRPSKPKQIAAALELPPDGYRELRRTIKQLVLEGRLIYGSNHLVISTGAIGGPQDRIRGVFRMAAGGAFGFVRPGDSGDGAMTDDLFIPPGKTGGALEGDIVEVKVRPGRRGENEGSVHRIIERSRRQFTGTYVSVNKAPAVYLDGTPYDEPVYLGDVEGLPLEVNDKVYVEVVRFPGEKGQGGEAVLLERLGSNKNPNIDTLTIMRQYALPDSFPDEVIEEARKRSDEFNEDALPEDRVDFSDQLTITIDPYDARDFDDAISLSKNEKGHWRLLVHIADVGYFVHPGGKIDEEARRRATSVYLPNRVIPMIPEIISNHLASLQPERKRLAKTVEIEMTDEGVVVHSEVHNSIIRSDKRLHYALVDQFLDDPDRYRESWGSDVCDMLTAMHSLAMTIRQRRLKGGAITMDMPEVKLEFDRNGKVKGAYRTVNTESHQVIEEFMLAANQAVATWLDDLGLKFLHRIHPPPDRRKLRQLSMFIKELGIGVDSVESRFEIQNVIDRVAKTPLEDAVNFSVLRSMNKAVYGPQTEGHYALDMDHYCHFTSPIRRYPDLTVHRLIDRLRRGESTPDDSMGTLVSLGHHCSDQERNAAQAERELTELKLLHFMKRNIGQSMPAVITRVFADGFLARCTKLPIDGYVGVDQLPQDQYRFERRGQMLIGFKAHHRYRLGDQLTVRIAKVDLIGRQLFLHPEKNHSVGSGKPTDRRSGSPKANRPKPGKRGKGKKAKRGKRR
- the holA gene encoding DNA polymerase III subunit delta, whose translation is MPKSHAFEFLTKTAKGDPPEFSVAGLFGADRTLIGWATSLLVGDSDVTEFDGTTARWSDVNDELSTGSLFDMGEKRAIVIRDADAFLSANRSEVEDYLAKPGTVARLILQLQSLASNTKVYKALDKSHILICCSGETGKKTGATAVSRRKFLTEFVASRHQTKITGEAADALVEMLGDDVGFLDTEIAKLACYLQPGETIGEDLVRDVVAGWQGKTIWQITDAISSGNAAEALLQLDKLISGGQPPVALLPQIAYSLRKLGLATAIHLAAERAGKKPHLEDSLVKGGLRPFEIGRATSDMKRMKRERAAKLLEWLLDADLRLKGTHSSDGLDRFMLESFVLRLAQ
- a CDS encoding sulfatase-like hydrolase/transferase is translated as MHSVVLPAVLSLICCLTILVDPLFANRPNIVLVMADDQGWGETGYNGHPILKTPHLDAMSENGLRFDRFYAGAPVCSPTRAAVLTGRSCYRVGVPEHGYALRHQEVALPQVLSDAGYQTAHFGKWHLNGLRGPGAPIFSHDPFNPGRFGFQYWLSVTNFYDRDPLLSRNGNIEDYKGDSSDVIVEQSMRHITELAKRDSPFFVVIWYGTPHSPFKASEQDMAPFKHLDEASMHHYGELVALDRSVGAIRKGLRDLNIEKETVLWYCSDNGGLPRIEPPTTGGLRGNKGQIDEGGLRVPGIIEWPETIKPRRTSFPASVMDMMPTILELAETKHPIPERPADGISLRPLFDGTQPDGARQSPIFFRYKKSAAMVDNAWKLTTRQLERGPYELYNLASDKIEKHDVGQANPDRLKSMTQRLKTWLEATDASEAGKDYPEGEVDTSHPQPMYWTERDDYQAYLDQWKDRWEYAGWLKRRSNRK